The uncultured Hyphomonas sp. genome includes a window with the following:
- a CDS encoding SDR family oxidoreductase, with protein sequence MRIAVFGSTGGVGRHFVGQALEKGMSVTALVRSPGKLADPPEGLTLVPGDMSDEEAVYYTVAGADAVVCALGAPLQDKSGIRATGTATIIRAMKDACVDRLVCLSSIGAGDSYPLIPAFYRYFLGPLMMENMFADHEAQEAEIAASGLDWIIARPGPYRDGDRTGTYAHGVSADVPDRKRKFQINRADVADFLIRQLSDNTYLHKPAWLTS encoded by the coding sequence ATGCGAATTGCCGTTTTTGGATCAACTGGCGGTGTGGGCCGCCATTTCGTGGGCCAGGCTCTGGAAAAGGGTATGTCAGTCACGGCGCTCGTCAGGTCGCCCGGCAAGCTGGCAGACCCGCCTGAGGGGCTGACGCTGGTGCCCGGCGATATGTCGGATGAAGAGGCGGTCTATTACACAGTCGCCGGAGCGGATGCGGTGGTCTGCGCGCTTGGCGCGCCGCTGCAGGACAAGAGCGGTATCCGGGCCACGGGGACTGCCACCATCATCCGGGCAATGAAGGATGCCTGTGTCGACCGGCTCGTCTGCCTGTCCTCCATCGGGGCAGGGGACAGCTATCCCCTGATCCCGGCGTTCTACCGATACTTTCTCGGCCCTTTGATGATGGAGAACATGTTCGCCGACCATGAGGCACAGGAGGCAGAGATTGCCGCCTCGGGGCTCGACTGGATCATCGCCCGGCCCGGTCCTTACCGGGATGGCGACCGCACCGGCACCTATGCCCACGGCGTCAGTGCTGACGTGCCGGACCGGAAGCGGAAATTCCAAATCAACCGCGCCGACGTGGCGGACTTCCTGATCCGTCAGCTTTCGGACAATACCTACCTGCACAAGCCAGCCTGGCTGACCAGCTGA
- a CDS encoding TetR/AcrR family transcriptional regulator — protein MSSPNPDTRKRILQATADLLTEGGGAGVRMSDIAKRAGISRQAVYLHFANRADLLIAATFYVDEIKDSDARLAPSRAAKTGRERLDAYIEAWAGYLPEIYPIGRALIDMSPTDEEARSAWAQRMQDMREGCEAAINALKRDGDLAPGMPAPQATDLLWTLLLLPNWEHLTQTCGWSQKQYLKHITATARRLFVMGA, from the coding sequence ATGTCAAGCCCGAATCCCGATACCCGCAAAAGAATCCTCCAGGCCACCGCCGACCTCCTGACAGAAGGCGGCGGCGCAGGCGTGCGCATGTCAGACATTGCAAAGCGCGCCGGGATCAGCCGGCAGGCGGTCTACCTGCACTTCGCCAATCGCGCGGACCTGCTGATTGCGGCGACGTTCTATGTCGATGAAATAAAGGACTCCGACGCACGCCTTGCGCCCAGCCGGGCCGCGAAGACCGGCCGGGAACGCCTCGATGCCTATATCGAGGCCTGGGCCGGTTACCTGCCCGAGATCTATCCCATCGGGCGAGCGCTTATCGATATGAGCCCCACAGACGAAGAAGCCCGCAGCGCCTGGGCCCAGCGTATGCAGGACATGCGGGAAGGCTGCGAAGCGGCCATCAACGCCCTGAAGCGTGACGGCGACCTCGCCCCCGGCATGCCCGCGCCGCAGGCAACCGATCTCCTCTGGACGCTGCTTCTGCTGCCCAACTGGGAACACCTCACGCAGACCTGCGGCTGGTCGCAGAAGCAGTATCTGAAACACATCACCGCCACCGCCCGCCGCCTGTTTGTCATGGGTGCTTGA
- a CDS encoding anthrone oxygenase family protein has protein sequence MTPQWMLLASEFSVIAFALVAGVFLTFSDFVMRSLAATQPAGGIEAMQQINRKVFCTLFMVLLTGMAIVSPLMAVWAIMQGSGAATLWIVAAAVTYVIGTFGVTVVFNVPMNERLDRMAHDSAVAAAYWHRYVPAWSFWNTVRTLASAASSTFMLMAVVALAAA, from the coding sequence ATGACCCCGCAATGGATGCTGCTTGCCAGCGAATTTTCCGTGATCGCATTTGCCCTCGTGGCTGGCGTGTTCCTCACCTTTTCCGATTTCGTCATGCGCTCCCTGGCGGCAACCCAGCCCGCTGGCGGGATCGAGGCGATGCAGCAGATCAACCGCAAGGTTTTCTGCACGCTGTTCATGGTCCTGCTGACCGGTATGGCCATCGTCTCGCCCCTTATGGCGGTGTGGGCCATCATGCAGGGGAGCGGCGCGGCGACACTCTGGATCGTCGCGGCAGCGGTCACCTATGTGATCGGCACGTTCGGTGTGACGGTCGTCTTCAATGTGCCCATGAACGAGCGCCTCGACCGCATGGCGCATGACAGCGCCGTCGCGGCTGCCTACTGGCACCGCTACGTCCCGGCGTGGAGTTTCTGGAATACCGTCCGCACGCTCGCCTCTGCGGCGTCTTCCACTTTCATGCTGATGGCTGTTGTCGCATTGGCGGCCGCCTAG
- a CDS encoding DUF5698 domain-containing protein: MLEFTAPSVVLLEAAALIFILRICDVSLGTLRLIMIAKGHRRPAAILGFFEVTIWILAVSQVLTGITNIWAVLGYSSGYAAGTSIGMLIESRFDLGKVEIRVLSQDKSDQILDALKALDVQALQISVASSGQQLPTLLTIVPKSHAVGVLAAIRNADPGAYVVIEDVQRVIVPKIAR; this comes from the coding sequence ATGCTGGAATTTACCGCGCCCTCAGTGGTCTTGCTGGAAGCGGCCGCCCTGATTTTCATTCTCAGGATATGCGATGTCTCGCTAGGCACGTTGCGGCTGATCATGATTGCCAAGGGACACCGCCGCCCGGCGGCCATTCTCGGCTTTTTTGAGGTAACTATCTGGATTCTGGCCGTCAGTCAGGTGTTGACTGGCATTACCAATATCTGGGCGGTGCTCGGCTACAGTTCGGGATATGCGGCTGGTACATCGATCGGTATGCTGATCGAAAGTCGGTTTGATCTGGGAAAGGTCGAGATCCGCGTTTTGTCACAGGATAAGAGCGACCAAATCCTCGATGCCCTCAAGGCGCTTGATGTTCAGGCACTCCAGATTTCTGTGGCCTCTTCAGGCCAACAGCTGCCAACCCTGCTGACAATCGTACCCAAAAGTCATGCTGTCGGCGTGCTGGCAGCCATCCGGAATGCCGACCCGGGGGCCTATGTCGTCATCGAGGATGTGCAGCGGGTGATCGTCCCCAAGATTGCGCGCTAG
- a CDS encoding nitroreductase: MEYDDVVRGRRSIRGFLKKPVPKALVREILEIAMRAPTSLNSQPWNFYVVSGDVLDRIRKGNVERNVAGVPDSREFRMGPPYEGVHRERQVEIAIQLFQAMGIERHDKEARMDWVLRGFRQFDAPVSIVVTYDKALAGGDIPPFDCGGVVNGIVNAAWNRGLGCVINSQGIMQSPVVREEAGIPDDQVIQTCVAMGWPDETFPANAVVSKRKSVDEAATFLGFDD; the protein is encoded by the coding sequence GTGGAATATGATGACGTTGTGCGCGGCCGGCGCAGTATCCGGGGCTTCCTGAAGAAGCCGGTCCCGAAGGCGCTGGTCCGGGAGATCCTGGAAATCGCAATGCGCGCGCCGACCTCTCTGAACTCGCAACCCTGGAACTTCTATGTCGTCTCCGGCGATGTGCTGGACCGCATCCGCAAGGGCAATGTCGAGCGGAACGTGGCCGGCGTGCCGGACAGCCGCGAATTCCGCATGGGCCCGCCATATGAAGGCGTGCACCGCGAGCGCCAGGTCGAGATCGCCATCCAGCTGTTCCAGGCCATGGGCATCGAACGCCACGACAAGGAAGCCCGCATGGACTGGGTACTGCGCGGCTTCCGCCAGTTCGATGCGCCGGTCTCCATCGTGGTCACTTATGACAAGGCGCTGGCCGGCGGCGACATTCCGCCCTTCGACTGCGGCGGCGTGGTCAACGGCATCGTCAATGCCGCCTGGAACCGGGGCCTTGGCTGCGTGATCAATTCGCAGGGCATCATGCAGAGCCCGGTGGTGCGCGAAGAAGCCGGCATCCCTGACGATCAGGTGATCCAGACCTGCGTCGCCATGGGCTGGCCGGACGAGACGTTCCCGGCGAACGCTGTCGTGTCAAAACGGAAGTCCGTAGACGAAGCGGCCACCTTCCTCGGCTTTGACGACTAG